From the Streptomyces nodosus genome, the window AATACCCGATCCGGTGGTGCTCCTGGCATATGCCACAGGCGTCCCTGGGGGCCCGCCGCGTCTCAGTAGCGCAGCACCCCGGCGATGCCCTGGGCGTCGCCGAGGGCGCCGTCCGGGACGAAGCGGACATCGGCCCCCGTGTCCAGACAGCGCTCGACGATCTCGTCCACGATGTCCTCGCGGGCGTCGAGGTCGCCGCTGTCGGCCGGGACGAGATGGTCGCCGGCGTCGTCGCGGACCGTCACCTGATAGTTCTCCTCGACCGCCAGAAGCCGGATGCGGCCGTCGGAGGCGTTCTGCCAGACCTCGTCCACTCCCGCCGCGAACGCCTTACGGCCGCGAGCGGACACCAGTTCACGGCTGACCGTGTCGATGCTCCTGCGGTCCTCGGCGGCGATCACCGGCTCGACCGTCTGCCACACCGTCTCCGGGGTGGCGTCGGCCAGCCCGCCGTGCGGGATGTGGATCGCCGTCCCCGCGACGCCCCCGACCTCGGTCAGCAGGGCCAGCGCCGCCGGCTCACCGGTGATGTACAGCGGGCGCGGCTGCCGACGCAGCACCTGGGCCATCGCGGTGTCGACGTCACGCAGGAACTGGCGCGTCCCCTCGTCACGGAACGTGCTCGGGGTGTCCCCGATCTGTTCCCGGCGCTCGGCGTCGAAGTTCTCCTGGCCGCGGACCAGCGGGAAGTCCCCGATGTGCGCCTTGGTGACATGGCCGGCGCCGCCGTTCCACAGCGTCACCCGGTCCGCGGAGAGCGCCAGCACCCAGAACGGCCGTTCGGCGGCCTGCGCGGCGACCAGATTGCGGGTCAGGAAGGTGTCCGAGAGCACCACACGTTCCGGCACCGAGCGGGCCAGCGACCACACCTGGTGCTCGCCGGGCGCCGCGAAGATGATCAGCCCGTCCTCGGTGTGCGCCAGATCGACGTCACCGAGCGCCCGGTCGAGCTGGTCCGTGACATCGATCCGGAGTTCACGGGTGACCGCCGGATCGGACTCCAACTGCTTCTTGGCGTCCGCCAGCACATTGCGCAGCCGGACGCGGTCCTGGGCGTTGTCGGGCTCGCGGCGGTGCGTCGGCGTCAGCACCGACACCGCGGGGTAGGGCCGTGGCCGACGCAGTTCCGCGAGAGTCGAGGGACTGAGAGCGTGCTCCATATGAGCACCTTAGGGCCGATTCGCCCACCGGGCATGCGGGGGAATCGGGACGCAGCGATCACCGCCGGTGACGCCCCGCCGCCGGCCTTCGGTGGCCGCGGCCGACGCCA encodes:
- a CDS encoding baeRF3 domain-containing protein produces the protein MEHALSPSTLAELRRPRPYPAVSVLTPTHRREPDNAQDRVRLRNVLADAKKQLESDPAVTRELRIDVTDQLDRALGDVDLAHTEDGLIIFAAPGEHQVWSLARSVPERVVLSDTFLTRNLVAAQAAERPFWVLALSADRVTLWNGGAGHVTKAHIGDFPLVRGQENFDAERREQIGDTPSTFRDEGTRQFLRDVDTAMAQVLRRQPRPLYITGEPAALALLTEVGGVAGTAIHIPHGGLADATPETVWQTVEPVIAAEDRRSIDTVSRELVSARGRKAFAAGVDEVWQNASDGRIRLLAVEENYQVTVRDDAGDHLVPADSGDLDAREDIVDEIVERCLDTGADVRFVPDGALGDAQGIAGVLRY